AATGAATGAATGCTTTTATCCGTGATCTCCAAACCTTGAAGCTGCTGGAGAAAGCTAGACTGAAGCTATCAGACTTACAATATCTTGTGGATCTTATTAATGATTTGGAAGTCTTGAATGTAATCCAGTCTTCCTGTCTAGCTCCAACATCACTACTGGAAACTGCAGCTTGCAAAACTACAAACTCTTCTTATGCTACAGCAAATCAGCTTGAAGCTTCAAGATAAGCTGCCATTTATCCAGTCTTGCCTGAGCAAGGCCTCTGTAATATGGTCAAAAAGTCAGTTTTAtagtttttaattaaaaatattttgtacgaTGATGCAGTACAGCACTCAGAAGAATTTTTACCGTCATGACACTGGCGACAAAAACCCTAAGTACAAATGCTACTTACTGGTGGAAGTAATATCTTTTACACAAGGAGGAGACAAGTTACCTCAAAATCAGGAATTGGCTTGACAGCAAGGCTGTAATATGGAGTGTAAATCCAAGGTGCCATCTGTGAATTTAACTTTTCACTATTCAACTGGAAACGTTTTAGATATTTTACATACTTTTagatcgactattcacgttggtgtgtagaatatatgagtctggcgacataccatctgactttcggaaaagcatcatccacacaattccgaagactgcaagagctgacaagtgcgagaattatcgcacaatcagcttaacagctcatgcatcgaagctgctcacaagaataatatacagaagaatggaaaagaaaattgagaatgtgctaggtgattgtcagtttggctttaggaaaagtaaagggacgagagaggcaattctgacgttacggctagtaatggaagcaaggctaaagaaaaatcaagacactttcataggatttgtcgacctggaaaaagtgttcgacagtataaaatggtgcaagctgttcgagattctgaaaaaagtaggggtaagctatagggagagacgggtcatatacaatatgtacaacaaccaagagggaataataagagtggacgatcaagaacgaagtgctcatattaagaagggtgtaagacaaggctgtagcctttcgcccctactcttcaatctgtacatcgaggaagcaatgatggaaataaaagaaaggttcaggagtgtaattaaagtacaaggggaaaggatatcaatgatatgattcgctgatgacattgctatcttgagtgaaagtgaagaagaattaaatgatctgctgaacggaatgaacagtctaatgagtacacagtatggtttgagagtaaatcggagaaagacgaaggtaatgagaagtagtagaaatgagaacagcgagaaacttaacatcaggattgatggtcacgaagtcaatgaaggtaaggaattctgctacctaggcagtaaaataaccaatgacggacggagcaaggaggacatcaaaagcagactcgctatggcaaaaaaggcatttctggccaagagaagtctactaatatcaaataccggccttaatttgaggaagacatttctgaggatgtacgtctggagtacagcattgtatggtagtgaaacatggactgtgggaaaaccggaaaaggagaaaatcgaagcatttgagatgtggtgctatagacgaatgttgaaaattaggtggactgataaggtaaggaatgaggaggttctacgcagaatcggagaggaaaggaatatgtggaaaacactgataaggagaaggaacaggatgataggacatctgctaagacatgagggaatgacttccatggtactagagggagctgtagagggcaaaaactgtagaagaagacagagattggaatacgtcaagcaaataattgaggacgtaggttgcaagtgctactctgggatgaagaggttagcacaggaaaggaatttgtggcaggccgcatcaaaccagtcagtagacagatgaccaaaaaaaaaaaatcatcttaatTATCTTACATATACAGAACATAGGATTCATTCAGCTTGCTACATCATGCTGTTTTCATAcactatttatttcttaatgaactgCATGTCATCTTAATGTTTAGTGGAATGTAAAATAGTGTTCAATATTAATTTCTATATTCCAGTTATAATAGctttgctacactatgtgatcaaaagtatccagatacctggctgaaaatgacttacaagtttgtggagccctccatcagtaatgctggaattcaatgtggtgctgccccacccatagccttgatgacagcttccactcttgcaggcatacattcaatcaggtgctgaaaggtttcttggggaatggcagccccaggagtgctgcactgaggagaggtatcaatgtcagtcagtgaggcctggcatgaagtcagcattccaaaacatcccaatagtgttctataggaatcaggtcaggactctgtgcatgccattTCATTACACGgattttattgtcatgtaaccactccgccacaggttgtgcattatgaacagctgctcgattatgttgaaagatgcagtcgccatccccaaattgctcttcaacaatgggaagtaagaaggtgcttaagacgtcagtgtaggcccgtgctgtgatagtgccacacaaaacaacaaggagtgctagccccctccacgaaaaacatagtcacaccataacaccaccgcctccgaattttactgttggcattacacacgctggcagatgacgttcactgatcattcaccatacccacaccctgccattgaatcgccacattgtgtactgtgatttgtcactccacacaacattttttcactgttcagtcgtccaatgtatatgctccttacaccaagtaaggcatcatttggcatttaccagcgtgatgtgtggcttatgagcagctgctcgaccatgaaatccaagttttttcaccacccgcctaactgttgtagtacttgcagtggatcctgatgcagtttggaattcctgtgtgatggtctggatagatgtgtgcctgttacacattatgaccatcttcaactgttggcagtctctgtcagtcaacagacaaggttggcctggacacttttgtgctgtatgtgtcccttcccATTTCCCctacactatcacatcagaaacagtggacctagggatgcttaggagtgtggatatctcacacacagacgtatgatacaagtgacacccaatcagctgaccacgttcaaagtccgtgagttccgtggaggtgccccattctgctctctcatgatgtctaatgactactgaggtcgctgatatggagtacgtgccagtaggtggcagcacaatgcacctaatatgaaaaacatatgtttttgggggtgtccggatacttttgattccATAGTGTATGTCCAACACTGTATGTATCATAACTTGCAATATATTAAAAGAAATCTTTTGGAATACAAAATATCTTATGCCAGTCAGAGAAGTTCCGTAAAAAGTGATGCAAAGTTGAGTAGTAGAATTCAATAATGATAATTTCTAGAAGATTATGTAACTGTTACTAATGTCCAAGCTGATCTAACATAACATAtgagatgtgttcaaaaaattctggaactttttcCACATAACTTTCCTGCACTTACCTTTGTGTATGGTCTTTtctaaatactctcctccacaattgatgttACAGATTTGGCAGCAACACATTGCATTCCAAGATGTTGTGCAAGGATTTTGTGACGTGTTCGaactgaaattttacattcttctgcaatctctttgacagtcagtcttcgattggcacgcacaatttcgttgatgtttcTGACACGAGGCTCATCGGAGGATGTCAAAGGGCATCCTGAACAAGGGTCgtctttaacttctgtctggccatttttaaaaccTGTGGACCATTTGTAACACTGactatggcttaagcactcatcacggTAGGCTTGCTGTGTCATTTGATGTGTGTCTGTAAAAAACgtgctactcaatacagcactgaacaataactaacagacatacacaaTTAACTTCCAGTAGTTGCACATTAAACACAGACATGTTCAGGGATGCCaacagcatttcgctccaacacaccaatggctcgaaattatgaatgttccagaattttttgaacagacccctCACTTTAAAACTTGACATAATCAGTGACAGCATTGCAGTACTATTTTTTCATATCCTTCTGTAAACTAATGGCACAAAGCCTGTTGAAGAAAAAGCAGTCAACAGTTGTTCCAGTTGGTACACAGAATAAAAGTTACCTGAAGAGAAGTCATCGTCTTTGGTTGTTTCTCGGGAATCCACCCTGGTCACCATTAAATCAAAATGAGACAAATAAGAGTCTCCAATTACAAGTGTGATGCAGCACTTTACAGAAATTTAATTCAGGTTTTAGCCACGAGCCACAGCAATGCTCAGCAGCACAGCCATTGCCCATGCCACACACATACGGAAGGTCCCGTATTTGTCTCGCTGCAGGGGACACTACGAGTACTATTTTCATCCGGTTCTGAGAGCTGCTCTGCACATGCATAATTTCTTCTTCTGTGTCTTAATGAATTTGGATGCCAGTTGTGTTTCGCATCATTAACTCCTACAACCAAGTGAAGAGAAGATATCAAACAGTTCTCAGACAGTTGAACTGAAGGGCCAGGGCTGTGtagctgtttgtttgtgtgtgtgtgtgtgtgtgtgtgtgtgtgtgtgtgtgtgtgtgtgtgtgtaatctacaGTATGAAACACATGtggaattaaaattttttgtttaatgcATGTAGTACCCTCTCTGTAAAAACTTAATAAAGTGGGATTTAAAGGTAATTCTGTGTTTGATGTACACTGTTTTATTTATATCATTACAGATATGTTAAATCAGCCATCACTGCAGGCTAAAATATTGCGCAAAATACTTCCGAAACCAGCCTCCCTGTAAGTAATGTTCATTGTGATAAATTGTTGAATTTATATATTGTAGTAAGAAAGAAACCACTATTGACAGAGACCTTTTTTTTGTAGAAGTTCTGGAGAAGTTTCTGTCAGGGAGACCTTCACTGGGTCAGCTACTTCTACTGACGAAGAAATGGCAACAGTCAGTGCCATCACTGCAGTACCGGAGAATGCTAACAGCCAACTGCCGATTGAAACAACCAACAATATCTCACTTGTGGAGTCAGCTGAAACAAATGAAATAGATAGTTTTGCATCCCATTTGTCTGATGCTAAAGATTTTAGTTTTGaaccatatggttttcattttgattttaactgTGAGAAATCGGATGAAAAAGCCTTTCCATGTTCATCATGTGGAGAAATGTTTCTTTTTAAGAACAGTCTAATTGCTCACGAGGCAAAATATCATCCAGAATGTTACTCGGTTACGGAAAATGTGTCCAAGTAGTTAAGCAGAGAGAAAGAGTTAGTTGAAGATGAATATAATTGTAAATTTAAGCCAAAATCCGAGACCTCCTGTTGAAAACTTTGTTGGAACATTTCATATTCTTACACAAATGTTTCCCTAAGTCAGTATATTGCCTAGATATCAGACTGAAGTACACTTTGATTTATTAGGTGTGCTTCAaccatttgttaaattttttcacCATGGGATTGTGTTTCAAAAGAAATGACATATCAACTGGTAGTTTCCTTATTTCGTTAGGGCAGTTTTCATACAAAATGTGGcatggattttttaaaattattgtcagAAATGGCTTATTGTTTTGATCGACTCAGTGGACAGATGCTCTTTAGAAAAGCCAGATAACTAATCACTTCGTAAAAAATTTCATCCAGTCATATCCTGTTCATCCAGCATTGATGAAATTTCAATTCTTTGGATTTGGTAGCATTTAATCAAGAACTTGTCATTAAAAGTGACTTGTAATACTGATAATACTCAATGTGTTACATATAAATCCATTTTATTGTCCATGTTAATTTTTTCCTTGCTTCTCCTTCTGTAATGTCTTCACATGTTATTAATGTGATAAGCTgtacaattaaaataaaataaattgtgtatAAGCTGGTATTGTCAAAAACCTTTTGTTACAGTGGATGTATGACCTTAAAATAATGCATGCTGATACACATTCACATTTTCATGTTATAatttgcgaaaatagttttcagtcctttgcaaatatttttttattaaaagaaaaacaatgaTGAAATCTTATTTCACGGCTATATGTAACTTAACAACTTAAAACCGTGCACTGGCATGACACCCGGACCTAGATCCCTGCATTTCCTTAACAGTGCACCACCAACTACGCAATCTGAGCGCAAATCGTGTACTTAAAGGAAGTTGTATTCCTGCTCAGgctgttcttttattttgaaataagcactttatttcattatttagcaaTGAGCTAATGTTGCTCTCTTGGATATTATTAAGCTATATCACAGTGAAAACTGCTATGCTTATAACACATTGTATTCCAGCACCAGGATGGGAAAAGAATAACATTTGATGGAGTTTGACACACCAATTATAGGTATGGGTGCAACTATTATAGATGAGAAATCCATATGTATAATGGAAAAGTGCAACCATTGTGTGAGATGTTGGAAGactcagttggggggggggggggggcggtgcatacagatactgcccccccccccccccccactccttccCAAAAAAAATCACTTGGACATTTGCATGCTCTAAGGAAGGCAGAGCTAACAGTAAAAATTAGTAAAGTGAAGAAATATGCAATCGGTAATTTTC
This DNA window, taken from Schistocerca piceifrons isolate TAMUIC-IGC-003096 chromosome 4, iqSchPice1.1, whole genome shotgun sequence, encodes the following:
- the LOC124795474 gene encoding uncharacterized protein LOC124795474 — protein: MQTGERTAKDKRLQNSNVRPKGTYCAALWCNNNFGSNPSLSLFRIPREKSRAAQWLANAGREDLLERGPKAWHVKYLCEQHFTDRMFMNEKRKKLVWNAVPTIFPQPPNALKKNLASTSGKKDMLNQPSLQAKILRKILPKPASLSSGEVSVRETFTGSATSTDEEMATVSAITAVPENANSQLPIETTNNISLVESAETNEIDSFASHLSDAKDFSFEPYGFHFDFNCEKSDEKAFPCSSCGEMFLFKNSLIAHEAKYHPECYSVTENVSK